A single genomic interval of Adhaeribacter pallidiroseus harbors:
- a CDS encoding serpin family protein, with amino-acid sequence MNRPLIKSFIWGIAATALLSACQKDLATPDQSNPPKLRPWATQEVKTVSSANEFAFKSFAALRTAEPDQNVFISPLSISSALTMTYNGADGSTKEAMRQTLGFALQNDEEINQAYKNLLEQLRHLDQKVTFTAANSIWYARQFQLQAPFVQNNQTYFQAQIQGLDFASPTAKNIINEWVKNKTQGKITNIIQEIRPEHVLFLVNAIYFKGTWTYPFNKKLTRPAPFRKEDGTTQNVDFMTLENGRYLRYQDTHQQVIDLPYGNQQYSMTLIVPQEQHTVPEIASNLSSGQLAEWLAKADTSRLELQMPKFKLEYKKELRETLTQLGMGEAFSNQANFSRMLQSEQSLAISEVMHKAFVEVNEEGTEAAAATSVGVVLTSLPPVVQVNRPFLFLIREKSSNAILFIGQLMNP; translated from the coding sequence ATGAACCGGCCATTAATTAAATCTTTCATTTGGGGAATAGCGGCTACCGCCCTGCTAAGCGCTTGCCAGAAAGACCTGGCAACTCCCGATCAAAGCAATCCTCCTAAACTGCGGCCCTGGGCCACCCAAGAAGTAAAAACCGTAAGCAGCGCCAACGAATTTGCTTTTAAATCTTTTGCGGCGCTCCGGACCGCTGAACCAGACCAGAATGTATTTATTTCGCCGCTTAGTATTTCCTCGGCGCTCACCATGACTTACAATGGCGCCGATGGTTCCACCAAAGAAGCCATGCGCCAAACCCTGGGCTTTGCACTGCAAAACGACGAAGAAATCAACCAAGCTTACAAAAATTTGCTGGAGCAACTCAGACACCTAGATCAAAAGGTAACCTTTACTGCCGCCAACTCTATTTGGTACGCCCGGCAGTTTCAGCTGCAAGCGCCTTTTGTGCAAAATAACCAAACGTACTTTCAGGCGCAGATACAAGGTTTAGATTTCGCCTCCCCCACGGCTAAAAACATTATTAACGAGTGGGTCAAAAATAAAACACAAGGCAAAATCACCAACATTATCCAGGAAATTCGTCCGGAGCACGTGCTGTTTCTCGTAAACGCTATTTATTTTAAAGGCACCTGGACTTACCCGTTCAATAAAAAACTAACCCGGCCCGCTCCTTTCCGGAAAGAAGATGGCACTACCCAAAACGTTGATTTTATGACGCTGGAAAATGGCCGTTACTTGCGGTACCAGGATACCCACCAGCAAGTAATTGACCTGCCCTACGGTAACCAACAATACAGCATGACCTTAATTGTACCGCAAGAACAGCATACCGTGCCGGAAATAGCCAGTAACTTAAGCAGCGGCCAGCTCGCCGAGTGGTTGGCCAAAGCCGATACGAGCAGGCTGGAATTGCAAATGCCCAAATTTAAACTGGAATACAAAAAAGAACTGCGCGAAACGTTAACGCAATTAGGCATGGGCGAAGCTTTTAGCAACCAGGCTAATTTTAGCCGGATGCTGCAATCTGAGCAAAGTTTAGCCATTAGCGAGGTAATGCACAAAGCTTTTGTGGAAGTAAACGAAGAAGGTACGGAAGCTGCCGCGGCTACTTCGGTGGGCGTGGTACTCACATCGCTCCCGCCAGTGGTGCAGGTAAACCGGCCATTTCTATTTTTAATCCGTGAAAAATCGTCCAATGCTATTCTCTTCATCGGGCAATTAATGAATCCTTAA
- a CDS encoding PAS domain-containing sensor histidine kinase — MRAAAEDISFLSPQNLSSDPYRLLVESITEYAIFLLGPTGQVVTWNPGAQLLKQYTPEEIIGKHFSTFYTAEAKASHYPEYELREAQRLGKFEDEGWRVRKDGSVFWANVIITPIYHHKKLIGFSKITRNLSDRKKAEDDLYKAYEELKDSEERFRLLVAGVTDYAIFMLDPVGNVATWNEGAHRLNGYEASEIMGKFFSKFYSSGAVQQGYPEYELRRAKAEGRFEDEGWRYRKDGSAFWANTVLTAIYNPKQELIGFSKITRDLTEKKKLEQQLFRINEELKESEEKSRLLIDSVKDYAILMLNPEGVVASWNAGAEQLKGYKAPEIIGKHFSIFYPTEVIRAGFPKFELNQALEQGRFEDEGWRIRKDGTAFWANVIITPVYNATNRLLGFAKITRDLTERRRNQDLMLKNQELARINNDLDNFVYTASHDLKTPVVNLEGLLTALTEDLGPQKEPHQHLITFMQSSIATLKKIIADLGEVSKIQQNKETPESINLVELLAEVKESLREVITTSQADVKITDLAFDTLNYSRKNLRSILYNLVANALKYADPQRTPTVTIKTYIADTGEHVLAVADNGLGIARKQLHKIFSIYKRAHTHVEGTGLGLYLIKKILDNSGDHILVESEVGQGSEFRVYFKQQNSGV, encoded by the coding sequence ATGAGAGCAGCAGCAGAAGATATTTCCTTTTTAAGTCCCCAGAATCTTTCGAGTGATCCGTACCGGTTGCTGGTAGAAAGTATAACGGAATACGCGATCTTTTTGCTTGGCCCTACGGGCCAGGTAGTTACCTGGAACCCCGGCGCGCAACTATTAAAGCAGTACACCCCCGAAGAAATTATTGGCAAACACTTTTCCACTTTTTATACCGCCGAGGCTAAAGCCAGTCATTATCCGGAGTACGAATTAAGAGAAGCACAGCGTTTAGGTAAGTTCGAGGACGAAGGCTGGCGGGTACGAAAAGATGGTTCTGTTTTTTGGGCTAACGTTATTATTACCCCAATTTATCACCACAAGAAGCTAATCGGCTTTTCTAAAATTACCCGCAATTTATCCGATAGAAAAAAAGCCGAAGACGATTTATACAAAGCATACGAAGAATTAAAAGATAGCGAAGAACGCTTCCGGCTTTTAGTGGCTGGCGTTACGGATTATGCCATTTTTATGCTGGACCCGGTGGGTAACGTGGCCACCTGGAACGAAGGCGCTCATCGCCTGAATGGGTACGAAGCATCGGAAATTATGGGTAAGTTTTTTTCGAAGTTTTACAGTTCGGGAGCCGTGCAACAAGGTTACCCGGAGTACGAATTGCGCCGGGCCAAAGCCGAAGGCCGGTTTGAAGATGAGGGTTGGCGTTACCGGAAAGATGGCTCGGCCTTTTGGGCCAACACCGTATTAACGGCTATTTACAACCCCAAGCAAGAACTCATTGGATTTTCTAAAATTACCCGCGACTTAACCGAAAAAAAGAAACTGGAACAACAGCTCTTCCGGATAAACGAAGAGTTGAAAGAAAGCGAGGAAAAAAGCCGCTTATTAATTGACAGTGTTAAAGATTACGCTATTCTTATGTTAAACCCCGAGGGCGTAGTTGCCAGCTGGAACGCGGGAGCCGAACAGTTGAAAGGGTACAAAGCCCCGGAAATTATTGGCAAACATTTTTCTATTTTTTACCCTACCGAGGTTATCCGGGCGGGTTTTCCTAAATTTGAATTAAACCAGGCTTTAGAACAAGGCCGGTTTGAAGACGAAGGCTGGCGCATCCGCAAAGACGGCACCGCTTTTTGGGCCAACGTTATTATAACACCGGTTTACAACGCTACTAACCGGTTGCTAGGCTTTGCCAAAATAACCCGCGATTTAACCGAACGCCGCCGCAACCAGGATTTAATGCTGAAAAACCAAGAACTAGCCCGGATTAATAACGATTTAGATAATTTTGTGTATACCGCCTCCCACGATTTAAAAACCCCGGTTGTGAATCTGGAAGGATTGCTCACGGCGTTAACCGAAGATTTAGGTCCGCAGAAAGAACCCCATCAGCATCTGATCACGTTCATGCAAAGTTCCATTGCTACCCTTAAAAAAATAATTGCCGATTTAGGAGAAGTTTCCAAAATTCAGCAAAATAAAGAAACTCCGGAAAGCATTAACCTGGTGGAGTTGTTGGCAGAAGTTAAAGAAAGTTTACGCGAAGTAATTACTACCAGCCAGGCCGACGTAAAAATAACGGACCTAGCCTTTGATACCCTCAATTACTCCCGCAAAAACCTGCGCAGCATCTTGTATAATCTGGTAGCAAACGCCCTTAAATACGCCGACCCCCAAAGAACCCCAACAGTAACTATTAAAACGTATATAGCCGATACCGGCGAGCACGTGCTTGCCGTGGCCGATAATGGATTGGGCATTGCCCGGAAACAACTGCACAAAATATTTTCCATTTATAAGCGCGCGCATACCCACGTAGAAGGCACCGGGTTGGGTTTATATTTAATCAAAAAAATCCTCGATAATTCTGGCGACCATATTTTGGTGGAAAGCGAAGTAGGCCAAGGGTCAGAGTTTCGAGTGTATTTTAAGCAGCAAAATTCCGGCGTTTAA
- a CDS encoding acetylxylan esterase, whose amino-acid sequence MRRVLFSFWFLLSFALAAQPTEKIVKVIVAPDHTNWEYKTGEPVKFTITVLQYGNPLKNAALKYEVMPEKMPATKTETLTLANGSKVVEGGTLKKPGFLRCMATATVNGKEYVGLATAGFDPLKIEPTTNVPPDFQAFWDKAKTEAAKIPLDTRLTLLPDRCTENVNVYHVSIQNFALNTRVYGILCVPKKEGKYPAILKVPGAGARPYSGDVAAAEKGFITLEIGIHGVPVTMDVSVYNNLMAGALRNYWTHGLDDKDQYYYKRVYLGCVRANDFIYSLPQFDGQNLGVTGGSQGGALSIVTAALDNRVKYLVAYYPALSDLTGYLHDRAGGWPHLFNKDNYTFNGKKDKIETSKYYDVVNFARLLKVPGFYSWGFNDETCPPTSMYAAYNVITAPKELYLALETGHWTYPEQYEITNPWLYGKLQKR is encoded by the coding sequence ATGCGTAGGGTCTTATTTTCTTTCTGGTTTCTACTGTCCTTTGCTCTTGCCGCACAGCCCACCGAGAAAATTGTGAAAGTAATAGTGGCTCCGGACCATACCAATTGGGAATATAAAACCGGGGAGCCCGTAAAATTTACCATTACGGTACTGCAATACGGTAATCCGCTTAAAAATGCAGCGTTAAAGTATGAGGTAATGCCCGAGAAAATGCCGGCCACTAAAACCGAAACGCTTACGCTGGCTAACGGCAGTAAAGTAGTGGAAGGCGGCACGTTAAAGAAACCTGGTTTTCTGCGATGCATGGCTACGGCTACCGTAAATGGTAAAGAATACGTGGGCTTAGCGACTGCGGGTTTTGATCCTTTAAAGATTGAACCTACCACCAACGTACCTCCCGATTTTCAAGCGTTCTGGGATAAAGCCAAAACCGAAGCTGCTAAAATTCCGCTGGACACTCGCCTAACTTTGTTGCCCGACCGTTGTACCGAAAATGTAAATGTGTACCACGTGAGTATACAGAATTTCGCCCTGAATACGCGGGTGTACGGGATTTTGTGCGTACCCAAAAAAGAAGGCAAATACCCGGCAATTTTAAAAGTACCGGGGGCCGGTGCCCGCCCGTACAGCGGCGATGTGGCCGCCGCCGAAAAAGGTTTTATTACTTTGGAAATTGGCATTCATGGCGTACCGGTTACGATGGATGTAAGTGTGTACAACAATTTAATGGCGGGTGCTCTCCGCAATTACTGGACCCACGGCCTCGACGATAAAGATCAGTATTATTATAAACGGGTATACTTGGGTTGCGTGCGGGCCAACGATTTTATTTACAGTTTACCACAATTCGATGGGCAAAATTTAGGCGTAACAGGAGGCAGCCAAGGCGGCGCTTTAAGCATTGTTACGGCCGCTTTGGATAACCGTGTAAAATACTTGGTTGCTTATTACCCGGCCTTAAGCGATTTAACCGGGTACTTACACGACCGGGCCGGTGGCTGGCCGCATTTGTTTAATAAAGACAATTACACCTTTAACGGTAAAAAAGATAAAATTGAAACTTCTAAGTATTACGATGTGGTAAACTTTGCCCGGTTGTTGAAAGTACCCGGCTTTTACTCCTGGGGCTTCAACGACGAAACATGCCCGCCTACCTCTATGTATGCCGCTTATAACGTTATTACCGCACCCAAAGAACTATATCTGGCGTTGGAAACCGGTCATTGGACATACCCGGAGCAATACGAAATAACCAATCCGTGGCTGTATGGTAAATTGCAGAAGAGGTAA
- a CDS encoding type II toxin-antitoxin system HicA family toxin, giving the protein MTLFTSLGFEERTGAGSARKLVNTKTGKIFSLHEPHPSKILKGYVIKEAIAILTTL; this is encoded by the coding sequence ATTACACTTTTTACATCATTAGGATTTGAAGAAAGAACTGGGGCAGGAAGTGCAAGAAAATTAGTAAATACGAAAACTGGTAAAATTTTTAGTTTACACGAACCGCACCCATCAAAAATTCTCAAAGGTTACGTTATAAAAGAAGCAATTGCGATACTTACTACTTTGTAG
- a CDS encoding type II toxin-antitoxin system HicB family antitoxin: MANTMQYKGFIGSVNYDDDDAIFYGKLEFIEDSILYEGSSVQELKTMFREAVDEYIQTCKELGKEPQKPFKGVFNVRVKPEIHQKAALISLQKGISLNQVVAEALTQYVKAS; the protein is encoded by the coding sequence ATGGCAAATACTATGCAATATAAAGGATTCATTGGAAGTGTTAACTATGACGATGACGATGCCATTTTTTACGGCAAATTAGAATTTATAGAAGATTCCATTTTATACGAAGGCTCATCTGTTCAAGAACTTAAAACGATGTTTCGGGAAGCCGTTGACGAATATATCCAAACTTGTAAAGAACTCGGGAAAGAGCCGCAAAAACCATTTAAAGGCGTGTTTAACGTACGGGTAAAGCCAGAAATTCACCAAAAAGCCGCTTTAATCTCTTTACAAAAAGGCATCTCCCTAAACCAGGTAGTAGCCGAAGCTTTAACGCAATACGTAAAGGCTTCTTAA
- a CDS encoding type II toxin-antitoxin system HicB family antitoxin — protein MNLKLTLVIEQGSNDFLLGQIKELPEVLTQVHPIEKVKEDILDALALYLEDMREANAGGNNIIFEGELEVA, from the coding sequence ATGAACTTGAAATTAACCTTAGTAATAGAACAAGGAAGCAATGACTTTTTACTGGGGCAAATAAAAGAACTGCCGGAAGTACTTACGCAGGTCCACCCCATTGAAAAAGTTAAAGAGGATATCCTGGATGCCCTGGCGCTTTACTTGGAGGACATGCGGGAAGCAAATGCCGGCGGTAATAACATTATTTTTGAGGGCGAACTAGAAGTAGCTTAA
- a CDS encoding RNA polymerase sigma factor: MMAQTPDEFLHLLQPHYRSALQYCRALCREPHDAQDLLQQALVQALEKLPGLRDSTRFKPWFFQIITRAFYRQCRHKFWRRFLPLDELGFSRVTPKDVPQLPPVLAEPDEQGQERRHRLLAALATLRPKERVALLLFELGNFTIADIADIQDEKSQSAVKSRLSRTRQKLRDLIVTAERKNLKMEPTTGDLNHEIEKMAASFASRR, translated from the coding sequence ATGATGGCCCAAACTCCGGATGAATTCTTACACTTGCTGCAGCCGCATTACCGAAGTGCTTTGCAGTATTGCCGCGCCCTGTGCCGCGAGCCCCACGATGCCCAGGATTTATTGCAGCAGGCGCTGGTGCAAGCGCTGGAAAAGCTGCCGGGCTTACGCGACTCTACCCGGTTTAAACCGTGGTTTTTTCAAATTATTACCCGGGCCTTTTACCGCCAATGCCGCCATAAATTCTGGCGACGTTTTTTGCCGCTGGATGAATTAGGCTTTTCACGGGTAACGCCAAAAGATGTTCCCCAACTACCGCCTGTTTTGGCGGAACCTGACGAACAAGGCCAGGAACGCCGGCACCGCTTACTGGCGGCCTTGGCTACGCTCCGGCCGAAAGAACGAGTAGCCTTGTTACTTTTTGAACTGGGCAATTTTACCATTGCCGATATTGCCGACATCCAAGATGAAAAAAGCCAATCGGCGGTGAAATCGCGACTAAGCCGTACGCGCCAAAAGTTAAGAGACTTGATTGTAACGGCCGAAAGAAAAAATTTAAAAATGGAACCTACTACAGGAGACTTAAACCATGAAATTGAAAAAATGGCCGCCAGCTTTGCCAGCCGCCGATAA
- a CDS encoding SMP-30/gluconolactonase/LRE family protein, protein MHADSVNHKLFAPGTPVELIAKQFRFTEGPATDKQGNVFFTDQPNDKIWKYGTDGKLTLFMDKTGRSNGLYFDKKGNLISCADENNQLWSISPAKKVTILLKDLNGQKFNGPNDLWVHPKTGTIYFTDPFYPRDYWNHKTPELAKQNVYYLPPGKSQPVLADDNLEQPNGIIGSHDGKTLFVADIKANKTYKYQIAPDGTLTNRQLFVEQGSDGMTMDSQGNVYLTGKGVTVYSPAGEKLVNIPVPAGWTANVTFGGKDRKMLFITASEGVYKLPMLVKGMQ, encoded by the coding sequence ATGCATGCCGATTCTGTAAACCATAAGTTGTTTGCGCCGGGTACCCCAGTAGAGTTAATTGCCAAACAATTCCGTTTTACCGAAGGACCGGCTACCGATAAACAAGGCAACGTGTTTTTTACCGATCAACCCAACGATAAAATCTGGAAATACGGTACCGATGGCAAACTCACCTTGTTTATGGATAAAACCGGCCGTTCTAATGGCTTGTACTTTGATAAAAAAGGCAACCTGATTTCCTGCGCCGATGAGAACAACCAACTATGGTCCATTAGTCCGGCTAAAAAAGTAACCATACTACTGAAGGACCTGAACGGGCAGAAATTTAATGGTCCCAACGATTTGTGGGTGCACCCGAAAACCGGCACAATTTACTTTACCGATCCTTTTTACCCGCGCGATTACTGGAACCACAAAACACCGGAATTAGCGAAGCAAAATGTGTACTACCTCCCCCCAGGCAAGTCACAACCCGTATTGGCCGACGATAACCTGGAACAACCCAATGGCATTATTGGCAGCCACGACGGCAAAACTTTATTTGTGGCGGACATCAAAGCTAATAAAACTTATAAATACCAGATTGCGCCGGACGGCACATTAACCAACCGGCAACTGTTCGTGGAGCAAGGTTCCGACGGGATGACGATGGATAGCCAAGGCAATGTGTACTTAACCGGTAAAGGCGTAACGGTGTATTCCCCGGCCGGTGAAAAACTGGTAAATATACCCGTACCCGCCGGCTGGACCGCCAATGTAACTTTTGGCGGTAAAGATCGCAAAATGTTGTTTATTACGGCTTCGGAAGGTGTTTATAAATTACCCATGCTGGTAAAAGGCATGCAGTAA